TCGCTCTTGACGTGGGTTTTCATAGTAGTAAGACTTACCGTGAACATTTCAAGAAAACGTTCCAGGTCTCTCCAACGGACTATCGTTCTTCCCATTTAGCCAAAAAAGAGGTGAATCCAACGCTGCATTTGAAAGCATCAACTGCTGATTTAACGATCAAGGAAATTTTGGCCCCCTTATATAGTTACCTTCAAGCAACACTTGAAGAATCCCAGAGCTCTGAGCTCTCTTTAAAAACGAAGCAATTACAGATTACTTGTGAAAAAACAATGACAGAATATCAGAAGAAAGAAGTGATCATCAAGATTGGCACGCTGGAAAATTTAGCATTGAAAAAAGTTCAAGAAGAGCTTGTTGAATTGAATGAGCAGCTGGGAATCGATTACATCAGTGTTCATTCGCTCTATAGTCAGTTGCCGCTGACCGTCCAGATTCATCAAGAAGCTGGAATGAATTCGTTCCCAGCATTTGAAAAACTGGATTGTATATTGGCATTTTTGAATAAGCATCAATTTCGACTATTTTTTCAGCTTTCATTACCAAAATTCAGAGCAATGGGCGCCTACGAACGAGAAAATTATCGTAAATTTTTCAGACACATTCAAAGTACGTTTGGTAAACAGTTGTTGGCGCACTGGAAGATCAATTGTCATTTTGAAGAGCAGAGGACAGAGAGTGATCATTCTGAATTTTTGGAGCTAAAGAAAATCATGGACAGTCAATTTCCAGAAATCGAAATAGGTGCAGAATTGTCTTTAGATGATCCTTTCTTTGAACATAATGATTTAAGTACGTTTCAATTTTTCTTTGAAGAGATTGCTCCTTTTTGTAAATTTATTTCATTTTCAGCAGAACCGAATTATGTGTTTAGAAATTTAGACAGTACGTTTCCTGATCTGAAGAATTATCATCAATATGTCTTGAACAAAACGATCTACATCAAGCATCTCATGAAGGAATTTGATGTGAAATTACCATTGTATTTAACGGAATGGAACACATTGACTGGAATGACGCGTATTAGTAATGGTACATTTTTTAGAGGAGCGATCATACTAAAAGATCTATTGATGTTGACACCGTTACTTCAAGGCTATGGTTTTTGGCTGAATATCGATTTATATGAGGTCAACACTCAAAATCGTCCGCTGAAAAATGATGGATTAGAGCTTTTTCATTATCATAGCGGTAAAAGACCGATGTATTTTTGCTTATGGCTGGCGCGTAGATTGGCGGGCACCATTGTAGCAGTAGGAGAAGAGTATATATTGACGGATAATGATGGAAAATATCAACTATTGTTATTCAATACTAATTATTTTGATCCTCATCTTTCTACAGAAGAAGCTTTTTTGAAAAGCCATTCGGTAAATATCGAACTGGATCTATCAAAGATCAAGTCTGCACAGTATCAGGTCAAACAAATAGATTTTAATCGCTATAATGGTGCGTTGTTTTATACTTATGAAGAATTTAAAAATGCTGCATCACTTGATCTAGAAGCACAAGAATATATCACGAATAAAAGCCGACCAAAAATGAGAGTGTTTGATGTACAAATTCAAGAAGTATTTCATTACTTCATAACCTTAGATACGAATGGTATCGTTTTACTGGAAATGACCCCAATTTATCATTGAAGCGTGTATTCTTGACGAAAGCCATTCAACTAGCTAGTATTTAAGAAAGAGCTTCAAGAGAGGATGTAAGATAATGAGAATCTATGATTATCAAGTAAAAACGACTGATAACGAGACGGTTTCACTAGATAAATACAAAGGCAAAGTGCTGTTGATCGTCAATACGGCGACTGGCTGCGGTTTTACTCCACAATATGAGGGATTAGAAAAATTATATAAAGAGTATAAAGAGCAAGGATTTGAAATTTTGGATTTTCCTTGTAATCAGTTTGGTCATCAAGCGCCGGGGACTAATCAGGAAATCAGTGATTTTTGTCAATTGACCTATCAAACGACCTTTGAAACATTTGGAAAAATCGATGTGAATGGTGAAAATGCGGATCCATTATATACTTTTTTAAAAGGTGAAAAAGGTGGACTTTTAGGTGGGGCGATCAAATGGAACTTTACGAAGTTTTTAGTTGATCGTGAAGGCAAGGTCGTGAAGCGCTTTGCACCGACAGTAGAACCAGAGAAAATTGCTGGAGATATTGAGAAATTAATGTAAAATATAACATTCTTCTTGATGTTTAAATGCTGATCATGGTATACTACCTTTGAAAGCTAAAAACATCAAGTACACAACCCCCCTAGAGAGTAGGACTCTAGGGGGGCTTTTTTGTCGCCTATTTTCACTTCTTCTTTCTGTTATTTAACCAATACTCGAATAGAGCAAGCAAAATCCCGACAAGAAGTGGACAAAGAAATGCCAAAAACATCAAGCACACCTCCTTTCAGTCGCAAAACTGTAAGAAAAGGCGACAAAATAACATACGCATAAATACTGATAAATAGGTTCTTTTTCACGTATAAAGATTCTATAAAGAAAATCCCTCTACTTTAACACTATCTTTATATAAAAACTGATATGATTCTCCTATCAAATGAAGGAGAGGGATTTTAATGACGATTATCTCTGGCATTATCGCAGGGTTATTGCTTATTTACTTATTTTACCAACTACTTTGGGGGGATCAACAGTGAGTACTATTTTGATACAACAGCTCTTCTTTTTTATCGTACTGATGGGCTTAGTAATTCCGTTAGGTGTTTATATAAACAATGTAATGACAGGACAAAAAACATTTATGACAAGGATACTTGCCCCGATCGAGAAAAAAATATATCAGTTTTTAGGCAGTCCAGCACAAAAAGCGATGACCGCAAAGCAATATGGTGCAAGTGTATTATTTTTTAGTTTGTTCTCATTTCTATTGCTAATAAGCATGCTTTTAACACAAGGCTTTTTGCCTTTAAATCCAGAAAAAC
This sequence is a window from Enterococcus wangshanyuanii. Protein-coding genes within it:
- a CDS encoding helix-turn-helix domain-containing protein, whose amino-acid sequence is MITNENYRVRYHQLIDERQELAKELTILVVLKGELSITIEEKNETIQAGELFVINASEYFILNTQMQESCFYIELTIDSLFFASQFPAFFYTSFDCRPKQKEYGKTPAILALRRQIAELCLVKFSEESTKQLKASLYLNQIILSLVHHFQREEESTALHSENQTLRDILEYIENNYQRGVSLAETADHFFMSEPTLSKFFKKETGDYFSHYVRSIAVKHSLIELLYTKKSIEQIALDVGFHSSKTYREHFKKTFQVSPTDYRSSHLAKKEVNPTLHLKASTADLTIKEILAPLYSYLQATLEESQSSELSLKTKQLQITCEKTMTEYQKKEVIIKIGTLENLALKKVQEELVELNEQLGIDYISVHSLYSQLPLTVQIHQEAGMNSFPAFEKLDCILAFLNKHQFRLFFQLSLPKFRAMGAYERENYRKFFRHIQSTFGKQLLAHWKINCHFEEQRTESDHSEFLELKKIMDSQFPEIEIGAELSLDDPFFEHNDLSTFQFFFEEIAPFCKFISFSAEPNYVFRNLDSTFPDLKNYHQYVLNKTIYIKHLMKEFDVKLPLYLTEWNTLTGMTRISNGTFFRGAIILKDLLMLTPLLQGYGFWLNIDLYEVNTQNRPLKNDGLELFHYHSGKRPMYFCLWLARRLAGTIVAVGEEYILTDNDGKYQLLLFNTNYFDPHLSTEEAFLKSHSVNIELDLSKIKSAQYQVKQIDFNRYNGALFYTYEEFKNAASLDLEAQEYITNKSRPKMRVFDVQIQEVFHYFITLDTNGIVLLEMTPIYH
- a CDS encoding glutathione peroxidase, which encodes MRIYDYQVKTTDNETVSLDKYKGKVLLIVNTATGCGFTPQYEGLEKLYKEYKEQGFEILDFPCNQFGHQAPGTNQEISDFCQLTYQTTFETFGKIDVNGENADPLYTFLKGEKGGLLGGAIKWNFTKFLVDREGKVVKRFAPTVEPEKIAGDIEKLM
- a CDS encoding type I toxin-antitoxin system Fst family toxin encodes the protein MFLAFLCPLLVGILLALFEYWLNNRKKK